A stretch of Halanaerobiales bacterium DNA encodes these proteins:
- a CDS encoding phage holin family protein has translation MLGRLIISMLGLFITAAIIPGIAVNGIWAGFFAALILGVVNGIIKPVFTLLTLPLTILTLGLFIFVINGLMFMLSAAIVPGFVVSGIFTAIFGSIVFGLLTGWIHKAL, from the coding sequence ATGTTAGGAAGATTAATAATCTCAATGTTAGGACTTTTTATTACTGCTGCTATAATACCCGGGATTGCAGTTAATGGAATTTGGGCAGGTTTTTTTGCAGCACTTATTCTTGGAGTTGTGAATGGAATTATTAAACCAGTTTTTACATTATTGACTTTGCCTCTTACAATTTTAACTTTAGGATTATTCATTTTTGTGATAAATGGTTTAATGTTTATGCTAAGTGCAGCAATAGTTCCAGGGTTTGTAGTTTCAGGTATATTTACAGCAATTTTTGGTTCTATTGTATTTGGACTTTTAACAGGATGGATTCATAAAGCATTATAA
- a CDS encoding DUF2892 domain-containing protein, whose protein sequence is MKNVGKVDRYIRIILGIIILSLLFFLKGDVKYFALIGVIPLFTGLANYCPLYKLLGIDTQKRGD, encoded by the coding sequence ATGAAAAATGTAGGTAAAGTTGATAGGTATATTAGAATTATTTTGGGAATTATTATTTTAAGTTTACTCTTTTTTCTTAAAGGAGATGTTAAATACTTTGCTTTAATAGGGGTGATCCCTTTATTTACTGGTTTAGCTAACTATTGTCCACTGTACAAACTTCTAGGGATAGATACCCAAAAAAGAGGTGACTAA
- a CDS encoding GNAT family N-acetyltransferase — protein MNDDFNIRFAQRKDTELVLKFIKELADYEELLDEVIADEETLEESLFDREMAEVIIAEYKDKPVGFALFFHNFSTFLGKPGIYLEDLYVKPEYRGNGFGKKLLAFLADLTVKRDCGRLEWWVLDWNKSSIDFYESLGAKAMDEWTVYRLTGKSLQELAGDFKS, from the coding sequence ATGAATGATGATTTCAATATAAGATTTGCCCAAAGAAAAGATACTGAACTTGTATTAAAATTCATAAAAGAATTAGCAGATTATGAAGAACTTTTAGATGAAGTAATTGCAGATGAAGAGACTTTAGAAGAATCTCTTTTTGATCGAGAAATGGCTGAAGTAATAATTGCGGAATATAAGGATAAACCTGTTGGTTTTGCTTTGTTTTTTCATAATTTTTCTACGTTTTTAGGAAAACCAGGGATTTATCTTGAAGATCTTTATGTAAAACCAGAATATAGAGGTAATGGATTTGGAAAAAAACTTCTTGCTTTTTTGGCTGATCTGACAGTTAAAAGAGATTGTGGCCGTTTGGAATGGTGGGTTTTAGATTGGAATAAGTCTTCTATTGACTTTTATGAATCATTGGGAGCTAAAGCTATGGATGAATGGACTGTTTATCGTTTGACTGGAAAATCTCTTCAAGAACTTGCTGGTGATTTTAAAAGTTAA
- a CDS encoding 2-hydroxyacid dehydrogenase, which produces MKIVLLEALAISDNKLDEFRSKLEEKGHEFKAYDKRVEKDEKIIERAKDADVIIITNLPISKNVINSLPELKMISVAFTGVDHIDLNACKENDIVVSNAPGYSTHSVAELAIGLMVNVMRNMNKCDNAVRNGKTRSGLIGNEIHGKTLGIIGTGSIGTRVAEIGKAFGCDLIAYSRSESQKAKELGIEYLSIEELFEKSDIISLHVPHTPETEGMIDANLINRMKESAIFINTARGPIVDSEALADALNDEKIAGAGVDVFEMEPPIPEKHPLVNAKNTVLTPHVAFATPEAFAKRADIVLSNIISWEKGDTINQIV; this is translated from the coding sequence ATGAAAATTGTTTTGCTAGAAGCACTTGCAATTTCTGATAATAAATTAGATGAATTTAGATCAAAATTAGAAGAAAAGGGACATGAATTTAAAGCTTATGATAAAAGGGTAGAGAAAGATGAAAAGATTATTGAGAGAGCAAAAGATGCAGATGTAATTATAATTACTAATTTACCAATTTCTAAAAATGTAATAAACTCTCTGCCTGAGTTAAAAATGATTTCTGTTGCTTTTACAGGAGTTGATCATATTGATCTTAATGCCTGTAAAGAAAACGATATTGTTGTTTCAAATGCTCCTGGTTATTCTACTCATTCAGTTGCTGAATTAGCTATAGGACTTATGGTTAATGTAATGAGAAATATGAATAAATGTGATAATGCAGTTAGAAATGGTAAAACAAGGAGTGGACTAATAGGTAATGAAATTCATGGCAAAACTCTTGGTATAATTGGTACAGGAAGTATTGGAACAAGAGTAGCTGAAATTGGTAAAGCTTTTGGCTGTGATTTGATAGCTTATAGTAGAAGTGAATCACAAAAGGCAAAAGAATTGGGAATTGAATATCTAAGTATTGAAGAACTTTTTGAAAAAAGTGATATTATTTCTCTTCATGTACCCCATACTCCTGAAACTGAAGGTATGATTGATGCCAATTTAATTAATAGAATGAAAGAATCAGCTATTTTTATAAATACAGCCCGAGGCCCTATTGTTGATAGTGAAGCCCTAGCTGATGCTTTAAATGATGAAAAAATTGCAGGTGCTGGAGTAGATGTATTTGAAATGGAACCTCCTATTCCAGAAAAGCATCCACTTGTTAATGCTAAAAATACAGTATTAACTCCTCATGTTGCTTTTGCAACACCTGAAGCTTTTGCTAAAAGAGCAGATATTGTATTATCCAATATAATTTCCTGGGAAAAAGGTGATACAATTAATCAAATTGTATAA
- the typA gene encoding translational GTPase TypA, with translation MREKEIINLAIIAHVDAGKSTLVDALLNQSGIFRENEDVVDCVMDTDDLERERGITIYSKNCAIEHDGYKINIVDTPGHADFSSEVERVIRAVDSAILLVDATEGPMPQTRFVLQKSLEMDLNPIVLINKIDKNNARPEEVKDMILDLFIDLHANDEQLEFPVIYGVATEGIAKNEINEESEDLGPLFDTIINNVKSYPDKNNKDLQMQVYDLAYDDYLGRIGIGRVHQGKIKDGQKVAISKRDGSIKKGKITKLSVYEGLKQIAVDEAESGDIVSVAGMPDISIGETLCEPGKVDPLPTIDIEEPTLSMDFQVNDSPFAGQEGDYLTTRHLKARLDRELEVNVGLRVEKTENKEAFKVSGRGELHLSVLLENMRREGYEVAVSKPEVLMKRIDGKLNEPVERVLVDVPEEYSGTVIEKLNKRRGMMQSMQAENGYVELEYLVPTRGLIGYRSEFINDTSGEGTIVRSFDKYEQHKGEVPKRSNGVLVSGNDGTAMAYALSNLTERGTLFIEPGTEVYEGMIIGVNNRENDLAVNPCKNKKLTNVRAAGSDDALKLPPAKKMDLEDALEFIDDDELVEVTPEAIRMRKKILNEKMRRKKQK, from the coding sequence ATGAGAGAAAAAGAAATAATTAATCTTGCAATAATCGCCCATGTTGATGCAGGTAAATCAACTTTAGTTGATGCTTTATTAAATCAAAGTGGGATTTTTAGAGAAAATGAGGATGTTGTGGATTGTGTGATGGATACTGATGATTTAGAAAGAGAAAGAGGAATAACTATTTATTCCAAAAACTGTGCAATAGAACATGATGGATATAAAATTAATATTGTAGATACACCAGGGCATGCAGACTTTTCTTCAGAAGTAGAAAGAGTTATAAGAGCTGTTGATTCAGCAATTTTATTGGTTGATGCAACTGAAGGACCTATGCCTCAAACTCGTTTTGTTTTACAGAAATCACTTGAAATGGATTTAAATCCGATAGTATTAATAAATAAAATTGATAAAAATAATGCTAGACCTGAAGAAGTGAAAGATATGATTTTAGATCTTTTTATAGATCTTCATGCAAATGATGAACAATTAGAATTTCCAGTTATTTATGGAGTTGCTACAGAAGGTATTGCTAAAAATGAAATTAATGAAGAAAGTGAAGATCTTGGGCCACTTTTTGATACAATAATAAATAATGTGAAAAGTTATCCTGATAAAAATAATAAAGATCTACAGATGCAAGTTTATGATCTGGCTTATGATGATTATTTAGGAAGGATAGGTATTGGACGCGTCCATCAGGGGAAAATCAAAGATGGACAGAAAGTTGCAATATCAAAAAGAGATGGCTCAATTAAAAAGGGAAAAATAACTAAACTATCAGTTTATGAAGGTTTAAAACAAATAGCTGTAGATGAAGCTGAGAGTGGAGATATAGTATCAGTGGCAGGTATGCCAGACATATCCATAGGAGAAACACTTTGTGAACCAGGAAAAGTCGATCCTTTACCAACAATTGACATTGAAGAACCTACTTTATCCATGGATTTTCAGGTTAATGATTCACCTTTTGCCGGCCAGGAAGGTGATTATTTGACTACCCGGCATCTTAAGGCAAGACTTGATAGAGAATTAGAAGTGAATGTTGGCTTAAGAGTGGAAAAAACTGAAAATAAGGAAGCCTTCAAAGTTTCTGGAAGAGGTGAACTGCATCTTTCAGTTCTTTTGGAAAATATGAGAAGAGAAGGTTATGAAGTAGCAGTTTCCAAACCAGAAGTATTGATGAAAAGAATTGATGGGAAATTAAATGAACCTGTAGAGAGAGTGTTAGTAGATGTTCCAGAAGAATACTCGGGTACAGTAATTGAAAAATTAAATAAAAGAAGAGGTATGATGCAGTCAATGCAGGCTGAAAATGGATATGTAGAGCTTGAATACCTTGTTCCTACCAGAGGACTAATTGGATATAGAAGTGAATTTATAAATGATACCAGTGGAGAAGGAACTATAGTTCGCTCTTTTGATAAATATGAGCAACACAAGGGAGAGGTGCCTAAAAGGAGTAATGGTGTATTAGTTTCTGGGAATGATGGAACTGCTATGGCGTATGCACTTTCTAATTTAACGGAAAGAGGGACCCTGTTTATTGAACCAGGTACTGAAGTTTATGAGGGGATGATCATTGGAGTTAATAATCGCGAAAATGATCTTGCTGTTAATCCCTGTAAAAATAAAAAATTAACAAATGTAAGGGCAGCAGGTTCTGATGATGCATTAAAATTACCTCCTGCTAAAAAAATGGATCTTGAAGATGCTCTTGAATTTATAGATGATGATGAATTAGTAGAAGTTACACCTGAAGCAATTAGAATGAGAAAGAAAATTTTAAATGAAAAAATGCGCCGCAAAAAACAAAAATAG
- a CDS encoding beta-propeller fold lactonase family protein: MNEYLIVLNKDEDTVSIVDPIKRKEIKRIEVDRNPHEIVVSKDGQKTYVSCSLGNVVDVIDNEEFEVIKRIEDKDFDFPHGMDITPDGEKLYLASTYSEMIFVIDTKSDEIINKFPTYQDKSHMISFSHDGKFIYVPNIGSDNITVINVEKEKIINHFPVGGGPEGVAADPVGKNLYVANQKDNTLFVIDIEDYSILHKRRLGDVPIRIVFSPDGRYAFIPNRESGDLSVIDTKHKLKGELIPWEIKRIPVGIWPGGTVFNEDGSYAYVANNKTNDISIINVETLKEEEKRIDVGIHPDGIAYLKK, translated from the coding sequence ATGAATGAGTATTTAATTGTACTTAATAAAGATGAAGATACAGTATCTATAGTTGATCCTATAAAAAGAAAAGAGATTAAGAGAATTGAGGTAGATCGTAATCCTCATGAAATAGTAGTTAGTAAAGATGGCCAAAAAACTTATGTTAGCTGTTCTTTAGGTAATGTGGTAGATGTAATTGATAATGAAGAATTTGAAGTTATAAAAAGAATCGAAGATAAAGATTTTGATTTTCCCCATGGAATGGATATTACTCCAGATGGTGAAAAACTTTATTTAGCTTCTACTTATAGTGAAATGATTTTTGTAATAGATACTAAGAGTGATGAAATAATAAATAAATTTCCTACCTATCAGGATAAATCTCATATGATTTCTTTTTCTCATGATGGAAAGTTTATTTATGTTCCTAATATTGGCAGTGATAATATTACAGTGATTAATGTAGAAAAGGAGAAAATTATTAATCATTTTCCTGTAGGAGGTGGCCCTGAGGGGGTAGCTGCTGATCCAGTAGGCAAAAATCTATATGTGGCCAATCAAAAAGATAATACTTTATTTGTAATTGATATTGAAGATTATAGTATTTTACATAAAAGAAGATTAGGAGATGTACCAATCCGAATAGTATTTTCACCTGATGGACGTTATGCCTTTATCCCCAATAGAGAATCTGGAGATCTTTCTGTAATTGATACAAAACATAAATTAAAAGGAGAGTTAATTCCCTGGGAAATCAAAAGAATACCAGTAGGTATCTGGCCTGGAGGTACTGTGTTTAATGAAGATGGTTCTTATGCTTATGTAGCAAATAATAAAACTAATGATATTTCAATAATAAATGTTGAAACTCTAAAAGAAGAAGAAAAGAGAATAGATGTAGGTATTCATCCAGATGGAATTGCTTATTTAAAAAAATAA
- a CDS encoding glycine betaine ABC transporter substrate-binding protein: protein MKKTLLALIAVFLMIGLLSGNTMAQDDTITLGEGDWPGIRAKNSVVEVIIESMGYEVERMTARDPLIHQGLTQGDVDIHLGSWMPQILDMREKYKGDYDYVTQNMTEGLYTLAVPQYVWEEGVKTQADLQKYPEKFDKKIYVGPNGWASSKKMNEAKENNIYGLGDWSIINSSQSAMMAQIEKSIDNKDWIVFAGWRPHWMNSAYNLKYLEDPKRLWESPYSWVDTLVRKGFEDDYPQVYRFLQQFRVNVEDNDKWIYEIGYNERDGEEVAREWLSNNIIEVRRWLSMVETKDGQDAYNVLKEELGIE from the coding sequence ATGAAAAAAACATTATTAGCTTTAATTGCGGTTTTTTTGATGATTGGATTGTTGAGTGGTAATACTATGGCCCAGGATGATACTATTACTCTTGGTGAAGGGGATTGGCCAGGTATAAGAGCTAAAAATTCTGTAGTTGAAGTTATAATTGAAAGTATGGGTTATGAAGTTGAAAGAATGACAGCACGAGATCCTTTAATTCATCAGGGATTAACACAAGGGGATGTAGATATTCATTTAGGTTCCTGGATGCCTCAAATTTTAGATATGAGGGAAAAATATAAAGGTGATTATGATTATGTAACTCAGAATATGACAGAAGGATTATATACTTTAGCAGTTCCTCAATATGTCTGGGAAGAAGGAGTTAAAACTCAGGCAGATCTTCAAAAATATCCTGAAAAATTTGATAAAAAAATTTATGTAGGTCCTAATGGTTGGGCTTCAAGTAAAAAAATGAATGAAGCCAAAGAAAATAATATTTATGGATTAGGTGACTGGTCAATAATAAATAGTAGTCAGAGTGCGATGATGGCTCAAATTGAAAAATCAATTGATAATAAAGATTGGATAGTTTTTGCTGGGTGGAGACCTCACTGGATGAACTCTGCTTATAATTTAAAATATTTAGAAGATCCTAAGAGATTATGGGAAAGTCCTTATTCCTGGGTAGATACTCTTGTCCGAAAAGGGTTTGAAGATGACTATCCCCAGGTATATAGATTTTTGCAGCAATTTAGAGTTAATGTAGAAGATAATGATAAATGGATTTATGAAATTGGATATAATGAACGTGATGGCGAAGAAGTTGCGAGAGAATGGCTTAGTAATAATATTATTGAAGTTAGAAGATGGTTGAGTATGGTAGAAACTAAAGATGGTCAGGATGCATATAATGTATTGAAGGAAGAATTAGGTATAGAGTAA
- the nadE gene encoding NAD(+) synthase gives MLSDKISNWMQQKVKERDAKGAVVGLSGGVDSAVIAGLIKKAFGDNSLGLLLPCDGSISKDDKYAKMTAEKFEIDTVKLNLEKVYKSYMDVFSKLNDLELEIEEADRNEWPQTGVKAKDVDNHAAHNMKPRLRMIALHYVAEKYNYVVMGTSNKSEIITGYYTNNGDNATDLRPLGDLFKSEVWNLAREVGVPEEIIERPPSGGLRGGETDEEDIGISYDKLEKIYKALNGGKKLNEFDNKEVNLVKYLVSEAKNKEDIPVFTNK, from the coding sequence GTGCTAAGTGATAAGATTTCAAACTGGATGCAGCAAAAAGTTAAAGAAAGAGATGCCAAAGGAGCTGTTGTTGGTCTGAGTGGAGGAGTTGATTCTGCAGTAATAGCAGGACTTATCAAAAAAGCATTTGGTGATAATTCTTTAGGATTATTATTGCCCTGTGATGGTAGTATTAGTAAAGATGACAAATATGCTAAAATGACTGCAGAAAAATTTGAAATAGACACAGTTAAGTTAAATCTGGAAAAAGTTTATAAATCTTATATGGATGTTTTTTCTAAACTTAATGATCTAGAATTAGAAATTGAAGAGGCTGATCGCAATGAATGGCCCCAAACTGGAGTTAAAGCTAAAGATGTAGATAATCATGCGGCTCATAATATGAAGCCAAGATTAAGGATGATAGCCCTTCATTATGTTGCAGAAAAATATAATTATGTAGTAATGGGTACTTCTAATAAGAGTGAAATAATTACAGGGTATTATACAAATAATGGTGATAATGCGACTGACTTAAGACCTTTAGGTGATTTATTTAAATCAGAAGTCTGGAATTTAGCTCGAGAAGTTGGAGTACCAGAAGAAATTATTGAAAGACCTCCCAGTGGAGGATTAAGAGGTGGAGAAACTGATGAAGAAGATATAGGTATAAGTTATGATAAACTTGAAAAAATATATAAAGCTTTAAATGGTGGAAAAAAATTAAATGAGTTTGATAATAAGGAAGTTAATTTAGTTAAATATTTAGTTTCTGAGGCAAAAAATAAAGAAGATATTCCTGTTTTTACTAATAAGTAG
- a CDS encoding MFS transporter, translating into MNNQLKKSYGIFIWHGFFLTLTMSMIDFNTVFPSLISTLVDSKIIFGLLYSIMLGAPKLFNIVFSHYMNSYDYRKKFLIGGIYLRAFSFFGMAAFTYFFGADNPKLVIISFFFWVLLFSLSGGFAGMSYSEIVGKTVRKEDRGKLYASKQFAASLAAFLGGMVVQNIFSGNSFNFPLNYSLTLFIGFSGLIIASIAFWFIDEPPSENKDEDILSLKEYIKKVPNILKADNNFIQYIIVENMASFSRMLLPFYIVYARETFKIGASYIGKYLLYQIAGTVLSNLLWGYISDRFNSKKVVRICILGGGLIPLIALAITPAGPEVFVVIFFMIGFLKSGRKVGFEPYLLNIAPDDRRTVYLGIRGTLNFMVVLLPLLGGIFIDYLGYLFTFILVSVVMLTAFYLMGKEKLKYNHD; encoded by the coding sequence ATGAATAATCAATTAAAAAAATCATATGGTATTTTTATCTGGCATGGATTCTTTCTTACTTTAACAATGTCAATGATAGATTTCAATACTGTTTTTCCTTCTCTTATTTCTACTTTAGTTGATTCTAAGATTATATTTGGCCTTTTATATTCAATAATGTTAGGTGCTCCCAAATTATTTAATATAGTTTTTAGTCATTATATGAATTCTTATGATTATAGAAAAAAATTTTTAATAGGCGGAATATATCTTAGAGCTTTTTCTTTTTTTGGGATGGCTGCATTTACTTATTTTTTTGGAGCTGACAATCCTAAATTAGTAATTATCAGTTTCTTTTTCTGGGTGCTTCTTTTTTCACTTAGCGGTGGATTTGCCGGTATGTCCTATAGTGAGATAGTTGGTAAAACTGTAAGAAAAGAAGATAGAGGAAAATTATATGCAAGTAAACAATTTGCTGCTAGTTTAGCAGCTTTTTTAGGTGGAATGGTTGTTCAGAATATATTTTCAGGTAATAGTTTCAATTTTCCACTTAATTACTCTTTAACTTTATTTATTGGATTTAGTGGTTTAATTATAGCTTCAATAGCATTTTGGTTTATAGATGAACCTCCTTCAGAAAATAAGGATGAGGATATATTATCTCTTAAAGAGTATATTAAAAAAGTACCCAATATCTTAAAAGCAGATAATAACTTTATTCAATATATAATTGTGGAAAATATGGCGAGTTTTAGCAGAATGTTACTTCCTTTTTATATAGTTTATGCTCGGGAAACATTTAAAATTGGTGCAAGTTACATAGGCAAATATCTTTTATATCAAATAGCTGGAACTGTTTTATCGAATTTACTCTGGGGTTATATTTCTGATAGATTTAATTCAAAAAAGGTTGTCAGGATTTGTATTTTAGGAGGTGGACTTATTCCTCTAATTGCATTAGCTATAACCCCGGCTGGGCCGGAAGTTTTTGTAGTTATTTTCTTCATGATAGGGTTTTTAAAGAGTGGTCGAAAAGTTGGTTTTGAACCATATTTACTTAATATTGCCCCTGATGATAGAAGAACGGTATATCTTGGTATCAGAGGTACATTAAATTTTATGGTTGTTTTGCTACCACTTTTAGGTGGAATATTTATAGATTATCTCGGTTATTTATTTACCTTTATACTTGTTTCTGTAGTTATGTTAACAGCATTTTATCTTATGGGAAAAGAAAAGTTGAAATATAATCATGATTAA
- a CDS encoding ABC transporter ATP-binding protein yields the protein MPNELIEIKNIIKVYGQEIKNEVLHGFSLAIKEGEFVSIIGPSGSGKSTLLNILGTLDTATSGQITINGEDISDFDEDKLASFRNKNIGFVFQFHHLLPEFSAVENVMMPSWIEKGTAVDDFKERAYELLDLVGLKGFEEKLITKLSGGQKQRVAVARALMNKPAILMADEPTGNLDSETTMKVYNLLRNINEELNTTFVIVTHDRHLAAKSDRVIEMIDGNIDRDIYKGKKGENEEWQELAPVYCRELQGVNVD from the coding sequence GTGCCTAATGAATTAATAGAAATAAAAAATATTATAAAAGTTTATGGTCAAGAAATAAAAAATGAAGTTTTACATGGATTTTCTCTTGCTATCAAAGAGGGAGAATTTGTATCAATAATAGGTCCTTCTGGGTCAGGTAAAAGTACCTTACTTAATATATTAGGTACTCTTGATACTGCTACTTCAGGCCAAATAACTATTAATGGAGAAGATATAAGTGACTTTGATGAAGATAAACTGGCTTCTTTTAGAAATAAAAATATAGGCTTTGTTTTTCAATTTCATCATCTTTTACCTGAATTTAGTGCTGTTGAAAATGTGATGATGCCCAGTTGGATTGAAAAAGGAACAGCTGTAGATGATTTTAAAGAAAGAGCTTATGAACTCCTTGATTTAGTTGGGTTAAAAGGTTTTGAAGAAAAATTAATAACAAAATTATCAGGAGGACAAAAGCAGAGAGTAGCAGTTGCCAGAGCTTTGATGAATAAACCTGCAATACTAATGGCTGATGAGCCTACAGGTAATCTTGATAGTGAAACTACTATGAAAGTATATAATTTATTAAGAAATATAAATGAAGAATTAAATACAACTTTTGTCATTGTGACTCATGACCGTCATCTGGCTGCTAAGTCAGATCGTGTTATAGAAATGATAGATGGAAATATAGATAGAGATATTTATAAAGGGAAAAAAGGTGAAAACGAAGAATGGCAGGAACTTGCACCAGTCTATTGTAGAGAATTACAGGGTGTTAATGTTGACTAA
- a CDS encoding ABC transporter permease, with amino-acid sequence MKFEIKMAWRFLKSGKTQTFLILLGIIIGVAVQTFLGSLIGGLQKDLVNQTVGNSPHITILGEDQTPRPVLVTDHDITRIITYSGTEEGIKRWREKIENLDRNQDLTAVSPVIEGSGFAIRGSNNQSVILRGVELDRADRIYNIKNRIVEGKKDISGNSILIGVELAEELELVPGDSLQIRSAGEVTDRFVVSGIFDLKSGELNKSWIFMSQQRAGTFLGIENKISSIELQVKEVFEADKIASNLNDEIDGIKAENWQKNNQQLLTALQSQSSSSIVIQVFVIIAVTLGIASVLAVSVVQKSRQIGILKAMGATNRSVALVFLLQGAILGVIGSILGSLSGIGLSQLFVSLIRTADGDPLFPVQIEPLFIMLSIFIATMAGMIAALIPARNSAKLSPIEVIRSA; translated from the coding sequence ATGAAATTCGAAATAAAAATGGCATGGAGATTTTTGAAGTCTGGAAAAACACAAACATTTTTGATTTTACTTGGAATTATAATAGGAGTTGCAGTTCAAACTTTTCTTGGTTCTTTAATAGGGGGGTTACAAAAAGATTTAGTTAATCAAACCGTTGGAAACTCTCCTCACATTACAATTTTAGGTGAAGATCAGACTCCCAGGCCTGTGTTAGTAACTGACCATGACATAACTAGAATTATAACTTACAGTGGTACAGAAGAAGGAATAAAAAGATGGAGGGAAAAAATAGAAAATCTTGATAGAAATCAAGATTTAACAGCAGTTTCTCCTGTAATTGAAGGTTCAGGATTTGCTATCAGAGGTTCTAATAATCAATCTGTTATTTTAAGGGGAGTAGAACTTGATAGAGCTGATAGAATCTATAATATTAAAAATAGAATAGTTGAAGGTAAAAAAGATATTAGTGGGAACTCTATTTTAATTGGAGTTGAGTTAGCTGAGGAATTGGAGTTAGTACCAGGTGATTCTCTGCAGATTAGAAGTGCAGGAGAAGTAACTGATCGCTTTGTAGTAAGTGGAATTTTTGATTTAAAATCAGGAGAATTAAATAAAAGCTGGATATTTATGAGCCAGCAGAGAGCAGGTACTTTTCTTGGAATTGAAAATAAAATTTCCAGTATTGAATTACAGGTCAAAGAAGTTTTTGAAGCTGATAAAATTGCATCAAATCTTAATGATGAAATAGATGGAATAAAGGCTGAAAATTGGCAAAAAAATAATCAGCAGCTTTTAACTGCTTTGCAGAGTCAAAGTAGTTCAAGTATTGTAATCCAGGTATTTGTAATAATTGCTGTAACTCTTGGTATTGCCAGTGTTTTGGCAGTTTCTGTTGTGCAAAAATCTCGACAGATTGGGATTTTAAAAGCAATGGGAGCAACTAATCGCAGTGTAGCTTTAGTATTTTTGTTACAGGGAGCTATTCTTGGGGTTATTGGATCAATTTTAGGGAGTTTAAGTGGAATTGGATTAAGTCAATTATTTGTTAGTTTAATAAGAACAGCAGATGGAGACCCGCTATTTCCTGTTCAAATAGAACCTTTATTTATAATGCTTTCTATTTTTATTGCAACTATGGCCGGGATGATAGCTGCTCTTATTCCAGCGCGGAATTCAGCTAAATTAAGTCCGATAGAGGTGATTAGAAGTGCCTAA